The Cenarchaeum symbiont of Oopsacas minuta genome window below encodes:
- a CDS encoding DNA sulfur modification protein DndE: MKGKTHLPINVLARYGICLSLRDNTIPNVDIYDENGMDLPLHVLFGEYDQIFDVIMRQRLEDDKLDYEKYSDRMLRAHLNRGAGMLHPRINDLDDFSKLMEVR; the protein is encoded by the coding sequence TTGAAAGGCAAAACTCATTTACCAATAAATGTACTAGCACGATACGGAATATGTTTATCATTGCGTGATAATACAATTCCAAATGTAGACATATATGATGAGAACGGTATGGATCTACCACTGCATGTGTTATTTGGAGAATATGATCAGATCTTTGATGTAATCATGCGACAACGCTTGGAAGATGATAAATTGGATTATGAAAAATACAGTGACAGAATGCTCAGAGCACATCTGAACAGAGGGGCTGGTATGTTGCATCCTAGGATCAATGATCTCGATGACTTTTCAAAACTGATGGAAGTAAGATAG